Proteins found in one Crassostrea angulata isolate pt1a10 chromosome 3, ASM2561291v2, whole genome shotgun sequence genomic segment:
- the LOC128178535 gene encoding uncharacterized protein LOC128178535 — protein MSSQSFDESSNLVIEVTSPTEPHSTGAESTDFEDTEKSKFKEKHKGGLHFIKKRAKSPFRSPLKSPIKSPFKSPKTSSKASKADEELLTEDYKDIEKKISEKKTEEWQMFQQMQDRIKLNVLKTKSSLTKLTSESSEEHFDDMEGKKSSGDDENNLLEGENSSADNENSCDTGELLNLELQQLSVTPRGIPKPPANSLRTSMENLSESQGPSTDTEGDLLGLSDDVDNGNVEQQPAANSAYINPDLLELDGLMSSTDSPYESSMHSSFDESDMTFGSNMHSARSSARTTPLGFEQGSWIGTSTQSSAMTSKFVSDLVDEFLQLDTMKEAAASAEVNPFSTSQKSNNLLDSLDPFSSVSGTSITSQTQAIVSNVNANTTLLDSTTSSTVQMPSEQVSSLESDPFGFGSVEDTSAKKEPPQEDILETGLPTGLDGAPVLFDPFNGCKDNTIGRSISPHVYDNFGFGLANASDANENNDEDSVDHANLQLDSGTTKECGNFENLNPFLTDENPLRADVFEEKFSELGNKTNSSNVDLAWGSQGEDSVEKHSINPFKDDFFDTAIDIANDPNRTRNNPFLDDTCEVVMNIDNAHNPFLDLDTDPSYTGDLTDFGLSDSGDILNSNKTSEQKLSGTKLDDFDPFRTIEESQEDFITYEKAKGLSSEADISSSRGKEAEVAKENDNEEDDDEDDDDIFKLKIKPIPADPNKPKVPTDFGPVPMLKPPPKIPKSPQPPRVNPFDRDSPPEENFAKFEIMHEKKEEEEATMPEQSVSFSTTISTTGSVTPEEEQNLEPLEPFYVEEVKDGWKLMLRQPTKKKLTTNRFWKGVIVRLVKTEEGPVIKVFSEKDNGECYHELPLQPCYSVSDVAQQHYDQYGKIYTLKIQYIFYRERVGIKTDRITPSFVKKPKATMILDHAPQVSEMMKLGSLDRNEIKSFGRAIENALMHLDAHREKTLTYVKEEVCAEVVDEYEAELDKAGVLQKQKARVRVFFLAFVTGMPTCEVGLNDRRRDGKEVVGRYDIIPIKTEEWIKLEDVEFHCCVDLKEYEKTNNIKFHPLDACHFEVMRYRVRLRQNKELPLQLKIQQTLSEKKCEIRCDLLVTGYHSFSKKHGQFPCEDIEVHFPIPEQWIYLFRYEKRFRYGAFKSSTRKPGKIKGLERLTMIAQGLLTPTLMEADVGGAKYEHLNRAVVWRIPRLPERNEGAYTSHLFKLTLEFGAHDEVPESFEQFTTVDFTMPSCTVSKSQVRSISVENPTPPEKWVKYLAKYHYRIEIDHRDERAQSAKMATKESPASDSE, from the exons ATGTCATCACAATCTTTTGATGAGTCCTCCAACTTGGTGATAGAGGTAACATCTCCCACTGAGCCACATAGCACTGGCGCTGAATCCACAGACTTCGAGGACACAGAAAAgtcaaaattcaaagaaaaacataAAGGAGGACtccatttcattaaaaaaagagCTAAATCACCTTTTCGCAGTCCATTAAAATCACCCATAAAGTCGCCTTTCAAGTCACCCAAGACATCATCAAAAGCATCGAAAGCTGATGAAGAACTTTTGACAGAGGattacaaagacattgaaaagaaaatcagtgaaaaaaaaacagaggaATGGCAAATGTTTCAACAGATGCAGGACAGAATCAAATTAAAtgtgttaaaaactaaatccaGTCTTACAAAGCTAACTTCAGAATCTTCGGAGGAACATTTTGATGACATGGAAGGAAAAAAATCCTCAGGGGATGATGAAAATAATCTTCTCGAAGGAGAAAACTCTAGTGCAGACAATGAAAACTCTTGTGATACTGGCGAATTGTTGAATTTAGAATTACAACAGCTCTCCGTAACTCCAAGAGGAATTCCAAAACCTCCTGCAAATAGTTTACGAACAAGCATGGAAAATCTGAGCGAGTCACAAGGCCCATCCACTGATACAGAAGGAGATTTACTGGGTTTGTCAGATGATGTGGACAACGGCAATGTGGAGCAACAACCTGCTGCAAACAGTGCTTACATCAACCCAGACCTCTTAGAGCTAGATGGTCTGATGTCTTCTACCGATTCTCCCTATGAGAGTAGCATGCACAGCAGCTTTGATGAGTCTGACATGACCTTCGGAAGTAATATGCACAGTGCCAGATCCTCAGCTAGAACAACTCCCCTGGGATTTGAGCAGGGCTCGTGGATTGGAACATCCACACAGTCCAGTGCAATGACTTCTAAGTTTGTCAGTGACTTGGTGGATGAGTTTCTACAGTTGGATACTATGAAAGAGGCAGCAGCATCTGCTGAGGTAAATCCATTCAGCACATCTCagaaatcaaacaatttattgGACTCATTAGACCCATTTTCATCGGTATCTGGTACCTCGATTACCTCACAAACTCAAGCAATTGTAAGTAATGTAAACGCAAACACTACATTGTTAGATTCCACAACCAGCAGCACAGTGCAAATGCCATCAGAACAAGTTTCATCTCTTGAGTCAGACCCATTTGGATTTGGCAGTGTTGAAGATACCTCTGCTAAAAAAGAGCCACCTCAAGAGGACATTCTAGAAACAGGATTACCTACAGGACTTGATGGTGCTCCAGTACTATTTGATCCTTTCAATGGCTGTAAAGACAACACGATTGGTCGCTCAATTTCTCCTCATGTGTATGACAATTTTGGGTTTGGCTTGGCAAATGCTTCAGACGCAAATGAAAACAATGATGAAGATAGTGTTGATCATGCAAACTTACAACTTGATTCAGGGACAACAAAGGAGTGTGGGAATTTTGAGAACCTTAATCCATTTTTAACAGATGAAAACCCCTTGAGGGCAGACGTATTTGAAGAGAAGTTTTCAGAATTGGGAAACAAGACTAATTCATCCAATGTAGACCTAGCGTGGGGGTCTCAAGGTGAAGATTCTGTAGAAAAGCATTCCATCAATCCCTTCAAAGATGACTTTTTTGACACGGCAATAGACATTGCAAATGATCCAAATAGGACAAGAAACAATCCATTTCTTGATGATACGTGTGAAGTAGTGATGAACATTGACAATGCTCACAATCCTTTTCTAGATTTAGACACAGACCCTTCCTATACAGGGGATTTGACTGATTTTGGTTTGTCAGATTCTGGTGATATTTTAAACAGTAATAAGACTTCAGAACAAAAACTTTCAGGCACAAAATTGGACGATTTTGATCCTTTCAGGACAATTGAGGAATCTCAAGAGGACTTCATTACATATGAGAAAGCAAAGGGATTGTCAAGTGAAGCAGATATAAGTAGCTCCCGAGGAAAAGAAGCAGAAGTTGCAAAAGAAAACGACAATGAGGAAGATGATGATGAGGATGATGATGATATATTTAAGTTAAAAATTAAACCCATTCCTGCAGATCCCAATAAACCAAAGGTACCAACAGACTTTGGGCCAGTGCCCATGTTAAAGCCACCACCAAAAATACCCAAGTCACCACAACCTCCCAGAGTAAATCCTTTTGACAGGGACTCACCTCCAGAAGAGAATTTTGCCAAATTTGAAATCATGCACGAGAAGAAAGAGGAAGAAGAAGCAACCATGCCAGAACAATCTGTCAGTTTCTCCACCACTATATCTACAACAGGAAGTGTCACACCTGAAGAGGAACAGAATTTGGAACCTCTGGAACCATTCTATGTTGAGGAAGTCAAAGACGGCTGGAAACTTATGCTCAGACAGCCAACCAAGAAAAAACTCACCACAAATCGCTTCTGGAAAGGTGTGATTGTACGCTTGGTTAAAACAGAGGAGGGCCCAGTCATTAAAGTGTTCAGTGAAAAAGACAATGGTGAGTGCTATCATGAACTTCCCCTTCAGCCCTGTTATTCTGTGTCTGATGTAGCTCAGCAACATTATGATCAGTATGGAAAAATCTACACTTTGAAAATTCAATACATCTTTTATCGTGAGCGTGTAGGCATAAAAACAGATAGAATAACGCCTTCTTTTGTCAAAAAACCAAAAGCAACTATGATTTTGGACCACGCTCCACAAGTCTCAGAAATGATGAAATTAGGTTCATTGGATAGGAATGAAATCAAATCGTTTGGAAGGGCAATCGAAAATGCTCTGATGCACCTGGATGCCCATAGAGAGAAGACATTGACATATGTGAAGGAAGAGGTTTGTGCAGAGGTGGTGGATGAATATGAAGCAGAATTGGATAAAGCAGGTGTGCTTCAAAAGCAGAAAGCAAGGGTCAGGGTGTTCTTCCTAGCCTTTGTGACAGGGATGCCAACATGTGAGGTAGGTCTGAATGATAGGCGAAGAGACGGGAAAGAAGTGGTAGGACGCTATGACATCATCCCCATCAAGACGGAAGAGTGGATCAAACTAGAGGATGTGGAGTTCCATTGCTGTGTGGATTTAAAAGAATATGAGAAGACAAACAACATCAAATTTCATCCTCTAGATGCTTGTCATTTTGAAGTCATGAGATACCGTGTTCGACTACGCCAGAACAAAGAACTTCCTCTCCAACTCAAAATTCAGCAGACATTGTCAgagaaaaaatgtgaaattcgGTGTGATTTGCTTGTGACGGGTTATCATTCCTTCAGCAAGAAACATGGACAATTTCCTTGTGAAGACATTGAGGTGCATTTTCCAATTCCAGAACAATGGATCTACCTGTTTCGATATGAAAAGAGGTTCCGATACGGCGCATTCAAATCTTCCACTCGGAAACCTGGCAAAATAAAGGGACTTGAGAGGTTGACCATGATTGCTCAAGGACTATTGACGCCAACTCTGATGGAGGCTGATGTGGGTGGTGCAAAATACGAACATTTAAACAGGGCAGTTGTATGGCGTATTCCCCGGTTGCCAGAAAGAAACGAAG GTGCTTATACCTCACATTTGTTCAAACTGACCTTGGAGTTCGGGGCGCACGATGAAGTTCCCGAATCCTTTGAACAGTTCACCACCGTAGACTTCACCATGCCATCCTGCACCGTGTCCAAGTCTCAAGTCCGGTCCATCTCAGTGGAAAACCCCACCCCACCAGAAAAGTGGGTCAAGTACCTCGCCAAGTACCACTATAGGATCGAGATAGACCATCGAGACGAGAGGGCTCAATCTGCCAAGATGGCCACCAAGGAATCTCCTGCTAGTGACAGTGAATGA